AAcgtgtttttttatttatttttgaagcgGCACGGCGGCTTCTCGCGCTCCCCACTCCGCGCTTTTCCCCCCGCTCCTGGGGGAAACGACCCGGGAGGCGTCTGGGACGATGGCACTGCACGGCGGGACACGCGTGGGGTGCGGATCACCCCCACCGCCCCGCATCGGGACCGAGGGGCAAGCACGGGgctgtccccgccgccccccgcgacCGCGGCCGGTACGCGGGgttcccgccccgccccgcgccgtgTCCtaccgccccccgcgccccccccctccGTTTTACCTGCGGGAGCTCCCGCGCCCAATCAGCGTGCCCCGTCGGAACGGGGCGGGTGCCAATCAAGCGTCCGCCCGCCAATGggaggggccgggccgcgggTCAGGTGACGCGGGCGCGGCCGGCGGGGCTCCCCATTGGCGCGgtggcggcgcggggccgggcgttGGTTTATGTGCGAGGCGCGGGCGGGCGCCCCGTCAGTGccccgacggcggcggcggcggcagcgggagcggggccgcgcTCGCCTGGCCCTGCTGCgccgccctgcccggccctgcccggcgggggggggcggtgggttgggggcgggggggcgctggttgtgatttttttttgttgttttttttttttttttttttttttctgacggACGGGGGGTgcgttttggggtggttttgtagttttttttttttaaagaagggggggtggggggagcaccaGGCTGCCGCCGTCGCCGCGCCGGCGGCCCCGCGCCCCATGACGATGCTGCTGGACGGAGGGCCGCAGTTCCCGGCGCTGGGGGTGGGCGGCTTCGCGGCGCCCCGCCACCACGAGATGCCGGGCCGTGATGCCGctgccgggatggggctgggccCCTTCGGGGACTCCTCgcacgccgccgccgccttcaAGCTGAACGCGGCCCCGCACGACCTCGCCGCCGGGCAGAGCTCGGCCTTCACGCCGCAGGCACCGGGCTACGCCAGCGCCCTgggccaccaccaccatcaccaccaccacgcCGGCCAGGTGCCCTCCTACGGCGGGGCCGCCGCCTTCAACTCCACCCGCGATTTTCTCTTTCGCAACCGGGGCTCCGGCATCGCGGACGCCGCCTCCGGTACGGCGCAACACGGGATTTTCGGCGGCTCCCCCGGCGGTTTGCACGGCCCCGGCGGCATCCCGGACACCCCGGGCTACCTGCTCTTCCCGGGGCTTCACGAGCAGAGCCCCAGCCACACGTCCCCCAACGGGCATGTGGACAACGGGCAGATGCACCTGGGGCTACGCGGGGACCTCTTCGGGCGACCGGATCCCTACCGGGCCGTCTCCAGCCCCCGCACGGACCCTTACGCCGGCGCCCAGTTCCACAACTACAACCACATGAACATGAATATGGGGATGAACGTGGcggcccaccaccaccaccaccaccatcacggCCCCGGGGCTTTCTTTCGGTACATGCGCCAGCCCATCAAGCAAGAATTGTCCTGCAAGTGGCTCGACGAGAGCCAGCTCAGCCGGCCCAAGAAGAGCTGCGACAGGACTTTCAGCACCATGCACGAACTGGTGACCCATGTCACCATGGAGCACGTCGGGGGGCCGGAGCAGAACAACCACATCTGCTACTGGGACGAGTGTCCGCGGGAAGGCAAGTCCTTCAAGGCGAAATACAAACTGGTCAACCACATTCGGGTGCACACGGGGGAGAaacccttcccctgccccttcccgGGCTGCGGCAAGATCTTTGCCCGCTCCGAGAACCTCAAGATTCACAAGCGGACCCACACAGGTAAGGCCCCCGGGGGgcgggaggtggtggtggggcacACACCTCCCGCGGGGCTGCGCGGAGGttgcgcggccccgccgccgctctcggCCCTCTGCGCGCCTCGGCGGAGGGAGCTATAGAAATGCTAATGAAATCTCGTTTTCGGTGACTTCcgctcctttttattttatttttaaggcctgATTGGCGTCTCTCCTAATTGCATCAGCGATACTTTtgtcaaagtatttttatttgcagctcCGTTTTCCCTTCAGCCTTCCGCACGGGCGGAGGGAAGGGGgggcctgggggaggcaggaagcAAACGTATTTTGTCTTGTATCCTTGAGTAAGTCTTATAAAACTGTCCGAGCTGCTGAATTTAACTGGGGTCTTCTCCCTCCCTGGGCTCGCCTAGCCTCCATCCCCACCGGAGCACGGCACGGGTCTGGCGGGAGACGAGGGAAAAGTAACAAAGGCTGACCCGAATTTGTCCAGCACGTAACAAACCCCTGCTGTCCATCTTCcctttcttcatatttattttttgggggtgCTTGCGCATCCCCAAGGTGGGCCAAGAGGGGCAGAGGTCGTCCTGGGAGGAGGCcggcagggatggagaggggaacGGCCCTCCTTCCTTCACCCTCTCTGAATTTCACAGGTGAGAAGCCCTTCAAGTGCGAGTTTGAGGGCTGCGACAGGCGCTTCGCCAACAGCAGCGACAGGAAGAAACACATGCACGTCCACACCTCGGACAAGCCCTACATCTGCAAGGTGTGCGACAAATCCTACACCCACCCCAGCTCACTTAGGAAACACATGAAGGTAATCACCCCTGCGCCCCAGCCCTTTCCTCCCTGAGCAGGGATGCTCAGTCGCTGGTGCGCTCAGGGCTCctttccccagggcagggcagagccgagCGGTTCCTGCCGCAGAGCTCCGTGCTCCTGCCGTGCCCCGTGCCGTCCCCGGTCTCCAGGCCGTGGCTGGAGTGCAGCCCGGGGAAATGGCGTAGTTTCTTTTTGTGCTTTCACCGTCCCAAGCGCTGCCCGGTTTTCAGAGCATGGCTGGGTGCTGGAGGGCTGTGCAAACATAACCTGGCCTGTGGATGCAGCCCCCCCATGCTGGGATTCTCTAGCCCCCCATGCCGGGACACCGCAGCAAAGTGGCCAGGAGCCGAGGGGGGCGTTTGCCGCCAGTGCTGAGGGTGGCCAGGCAGGACCCCGGTGTCCCTCCTGCATGGGAGAGCGTCCCAACCCGGCTCAGCGGGGTGGCAGGGGACCCCGGGCTCGTTCCCAACTCTGCCTCTTGGTTTTAGGTGCACGAATCCCAGGGGTCGGACTCTTCCCCTGCAGCCAGTTCGGGCTACGAGTCCTCCACCCCCCCTGCGGTGGGCTCCGCCGGCAGTAAGGACTCCACTAAAACGCCGCCGGCCGCCCTGCAGAGTAACCCCGGCCACAACCCTGGACTGCCCCCCAATTTTAATGAGTGGTATGTGTgaaggcagctgctgcccggCCAGAGACTGGACCAAATGCGTTGt
The sequence above is drawn from the Rissa tridactyla isolate bRisTri1 chromosome 9, bRisTri1.patW.cur.20221130, whole genome shotgun sequence genome and encodes:
- the ZIC3 gene encoding zinc finger protein ZIC 3 translates to MTMLLDGGPQFPALGVGGFAAPRHHEMPGRDAAAGMGLGPFGDSSHAAAAFKLNAAPHDLAAGQSSAFTPQAPGYASALGHHHHHHHHAGQVPSYGGAAAFNSTRDFLFRNRGSGIADAASGTAQHGIFGGSPGGLHGPGGIPDTPGYLLFPGLHEQSPSHTSPNGHVDNGQMHLGLRGDLFGRPDPYRAVSSPRTDPYAGAQFHNYNHMNMNMGMNVAAHHHHHHHHGPGAFFRYMRQPIKQELSCKWLDESQLSRPKKSCDRTFSTMHELVTHVTMEHVGGPEQNNHICYWDECPREGKSFKAKYKLVNHIRVHTGEKPFPCPFPGCGKIFARSENLKIHKRTHTGEKPFKCEFEGCDRRFANSSDRKKHMHVHTSDKPYICKVCDKSYTHPSSLRKHMKVHESQGSDSSPAASSGYESSTPPAVGSAGSKDSTKTPPAALQSNPGHNPGLPPNFNEWYV